The Thiomicrorhabdus aquaedulcis sequence CAGGCGCTTGACCTACTACAACCGCTAAACGACCACCCAAATTTAGTTTTTCTTTGTAGGTTTGCGGTACCGCGTCAACCGAGCCGGTGAGCACAATCACGTCGTACATTTGCTCATCTGGCCAATCAAGACTGCCATCGCCTTCTTTAAATTCAATATTTTTAAAGCTGGTTAAGCGATTTTTAACAATGGCTTGTAAATCGGGGTACAGCTCAACCGTGGTAACGTGCTGGCCTAAACTGGCCATTAACGCGGTTAAGTAGCCGCTGCCGGTGCCAATTTCGAGCACGTTGTCTTGGCTGTCTATGTCCAGCGCTTGCAGTAACCGCGCTTCTACTTTGGGCGACATCATGCTTTGGCCATGCGCTAAAGGCAGTTCAATGTCGGCGTAAGCCAACGCCTCGTTACATTCTTCTACAAACAAATGGCGGGGCAAGTCCATTAGTAAATCCAAAATCTTAGGGTCAAGTACATCCCATGGACGAATTTGTTGTTCTACCATGAAAAAACGCGCTTGCTCTAAATTCATAAAAAGTTCCTTAAAATGAGGTTTGGATAAAAGTTGGATAAAAGCGGATTGTGACAAGTGTGGCTTTCAAACACGTTATTATATCCAAAATTAATAGCAAGGCTAACCCGAATT is a genomic window containing:
- a CDS encoding protein-L-isoaspartate O-methyltransferase family protein, which produces MNLEQARFFMVEQQIRPWDVLDPKILDLLMDLPRHLFVEECNEALAYADIELPLAHGQSMMSPKVEARLLQALDIDSQDNVLEIGTGSGYLTALMASLGQHVTTVELYPDLQAIVKNRLTSFKNIEFKEGDGSLDWPDEQMYDVIVLTGSVDAVPQTYKEKLNLGGRLAVVVGQAPAMSAQLITRISESEWETEFLFETDLTPLVNAHAKPKFTF